One Takifugu rubripes chromosome 19, fTakRub1.2, whole genome shotgun sequence genomic window carries:
- the LOC105417844 gene encoding metalloproteinase inhibitor 4, which produces MAGSEERSLSLGLWVLLLLSAGMEEVVEGCSCLPAHPQQLFCSSEIVIRAKISGEKIVSPSNNSSPYMKMIQYEIKMIKMFKGFDKAKDIQYVYTPVFSSLCGVKLDYNNKAGYLLSGSMWRDGRISVGQCDLVESWDNLSLSQKKNLNYRYQIGCECRINTCYTVPCVSTGENECLWTDWLLDNSLNGEQARQYACIRRSDTTCSWYRGGPPPEKDFLDMTDP; this is translated from the exons ATGGCCGGGTCTGAGGAGCGGAGCTTGAGTTTGGGGCTCTGGGTGCTCCTTTTGCTCAGTGCGGGCATGGAGGAAGTTGTGGAGGGATGTAGCTGCCTCCCAGCACACCCACAGCAGCTATTCTGCAGCTCCGAGATTG TGATAAGGGCAAAGATCTCCGGGGAGAAGATCGTGTCTCCTAGCAACAACTCTTCACCTTACATGAAGATGATTCAGTATGAAATCAAAATGATCAAG ATGTTCAAAGGTTTTGACAAAGCCAAGGATATCCAGTATGTTTACActccagtcttctcttcactgTGTGGCGTTAAATTGGACTACAACAACAAAGCTGGGTATCTGCTCTCAG GAAGTATGTGGCGAGATGGAAGAATTTCTGTTGGCCAGTGTGATCTGGTGGAGTCCTGGGACAACTTGTCACTCTCACAAAAAAAGAATCTCAACTACAGATACCAGATCGGCTGTGAATGTCGG atcaACACCTGTTACACAGTTCCTTGTGTGTCCACCGGAGAGAATGAGTGCTTGTGGACGGACTGGCTGCTGGATAACAGCTTAAACGGCGAGCAGGCTCGACAGTACGCTTGTATCCGCCGCTCTGACACGACCTGCAGCTGGTACCGTGGGGGACCCCCTCCTGAGAAAGACTTCCTGGACATGACCGACCCTTGA